CTGTCCCAGTGAAGGACTTTAAGAGCAAAATCCACTCCAATTGTTGCGCGATAATGTTGAGAAAATATTTGATGAACGTATCGTTTGATTATCGACGTTTTTCCCACTCCGAGGTCTCCGATGACTAGAACTTTGAATAAATGTTCTTTCTGCATGACGACTTAAAAATAGCACATAAACAACCATTTGTAGCACTTGAGTGCTCTTATGTTTTACAACTTATCCATTTATCGTTGTAGGATTACAGTTTGTGAGAGGCACGCGctcttaaaatgtttatataggCCTAATGCTCAACGTTTGGTCAAACCGCTGTCAATGTTACTTTTTGCTCGTCCCCCATACTATATAAAAACACAGATTGTGTTACAAAATTTACCTTCCCATAAGCTCCACATGAGAAGGAAAACAAAGTGGACGTAAAAAAAAGCCACAAGATGATTTCTGCTTCTTCTTCGTTAAGTACAGACGTGATGAAAAATAATGGAATGGAACTCAAGAACGCCACGCCCATTAACACACGTTGCCTCATAGCCACGCCCcatctgattgattgatttaaaaacatttgttacgTTTGTCATAAGATAATGTTTGGGGCAtttgtaaaatttgtaaaaagaTAACTAGATTATCTTTGTGGTAACAGaagtaataatcatatattttaaacattttatattttaaagattatttaataTTATCAAAAGTGAGGTTTGCAGCACCTCCCAATGTACCCATAAAACTGCACAACGTGGGTGTGTTTACATTTGTCAGACTGGTCtaacaataatattttgattatatCTAAGTGTTATTTACACAAATAGAGATTTGTTAAAGTTCCCTCCGTGTTTTTGTGgcgtttaaaaaattataatttaatgtatttattaagcaGCTGAAATTTTGAttccatttgatttgatttatgctATGATTTGGGTTATTTGTTTCAGTGCGtgctgttttattaatttattgtgtttgtgttgatGGGTAGATAAAATGTCTATATAAATGtctgtatataaaatgtaatttattatataaaatgtataatttattatataaaatgtataatttattatataaaatatatatttaatttcaatataaaatttttaattatgGTTTATGCACTTGTTCGGTAGGCTATTTAGTTTCCTCTCTGTTTGATGTTTAAATACAAGAataagaatttaatttaaaatgctcAGAATAAAGGCCAGTGATTAGAGCTGGCATAtggatatttgtagcaatatcccACAATAAGCTACACTGTTTGGggcaaaattattgatttttattttatgacaaatttcattaggaaattaagtaaagataaataaaatatttagtaaatttcctactgtaaatatataaaaagttacttCTTGATTAGTAATATTGCTAAGATCTTCATTTGGACATTTTTAAAGGCGATtcttatgactgattttgtggtccagggtcacatattcctTATTTTGAAAAAGTCCATTTGAAAGTCACAAATGATAAGCATCAGTGGTAGGGCTCAACTGTAACTGCCAGTATAAACATCTATAAGCCTCCCGGAAGTGTTGAATGAGGGAGCATGTGCGTCACTCTATCAGTTATTACGGTAATGGTACTGATGAGGGATGAGTCAGGCTATACGATGCTCATGATACTGCCATTTTAACAGCACATTTTCACAAACATCACTTTATCCCTAATCACGAGATCGTCAATATGAATTTACAAAGAATTTATGGGCATTCTGAAACTAACAGGTCTTAATACAAACGCCCCAGTCGATTATGTTCATTCGTTTGGTCAGTTAGTGCTGGACTAGTTGCACATttatcctcaaaaaaaaaaaaaaaaaaacattcgggTGTGCTCGGATGCCTTGCCTGGGAACGCCACGGTGTTCTACGCTTTCTGCCTGAAAGACAGCGAAGAATATGGGGCTTTCCATCCTCAGACACTGAGAAGCATAACCAAGGTAATAATTAGGCTACACGAAATATACAATAATATGTGTTCATAGAGCGATTTCATTAAACAAGTGCGATGCTCCACTCATAGGCCTGCAAGTATCTACAATGCTTTAGCTAACTTAGCTTTAAACAATCTTATATCGAGAGATGCTAAATTGTGTCGTTTGGATTCTAAAGCTGAAAAACTCGTGTTAAAcctattacattttaacataaaaaataaaataaaaatcaggacTGGTACAATCTCTGAGATTCACATGGGCCTACTcaaaaatgattttattgacgAATTGTTGTAAATTTGATCACAGTTATAACAATTTTCAACATAATTCcgttgtataaatgtataatttggaCTGACATACAAATTAAGGGTCTCGCATCATATATAGATTAAGGTAATTATACTAACACCTATTTGAATGATAGTCGTCCATTTAAAGAACGAAGCTCAGTTGGaagtctattctaattctcatcTACACGATCTGATCCCTAAAAAtgacttttataatatttataatgtatttgagttgaataatagcctacacataaataaaaattcaaggATAAACAAATgtcatggtttttatttttttatttgtattatttactcAGAAACATGTATTATTGTGTAATCCATTAACAAATCCCTGTTGTTCATTGGCAGATCAAATAAGATATGGAAGCTATATGGCTGTACCAGTTCCGGCTGATTGTCATTGGCGACTCGACGGTGGGGAAGTCTTGTTTGATCAGACGCTTCACAGAAGGACGTTTTGCACAGGTGTCTGATCCTACTGTTGGCGTAGACTTCTTCTCCCGTCTGGTAGAGATTGAACCGGGCAAACGCATCAAGCTTCAGATCTGGGACACGGCAGGCCAAGAGAGATTCAGGTACATCTGTGGTATTTGATGACATTTATATGTAGCTATCACAGTTACATGCATTCTCCAACTGTAATTCTAAACCATTTAAAACAAGAGATTTGTGGCTTTTAGTCAATTGTTAGCGTTTGGGCTTTCTATATAATAGCATACACTTAAACATAGGCAAAATTAATTCTTTGGCagataaatgcatttcaaatgtatAGACTTTCTCTTCCAGGAAAACAAGCCCAAAAAATGTATGCCTCATTCTGCACTACACAGATTTTttgaccaatcaaatgctctctaaaaTGCGGAAGTCCCTCCCCTGCTGAACACTATTGGCACACATTAACACGGTTGCTTAATGACTTAATGAAGGaagataaataaatgattcaatttttttatttaaaacccccCAATTGTTGGAATGGCCTTACATGTTAGTTTCCTTGTAAGAGGACAATACATGCAATCTTAGacattaaacacaaataaaacattttagtacattgagagAAGAAATATTACTGTGCacttattacacacacaaaaaaattggtgtagaaatagttttcactcagaaattgctattaaatttcacaaataataaagaaatggcaaataacacactgaattaaacatgaaatcagTTTTAAAGTAGAATATCTTAAATAGTATTATCTTGTAAAATGTAATCCAGTTATCTTTGTTTTTCATCTCTCTTTTTACAATTTACTCAGTTACATATTTTCTCTTAGTGTCAAATCCATATGTAAACTTATGCTTCTTATTACACATTAGTTTAACTACAGTATATACACAGAGACTTTGACATTTTCCTCACATTCAATCTTGTTCCCAACCTGCaatacatttctgtcactgtacatatgtattacattaaataaattaaaagatgcGACAAAAAAATAAGCAACCCACAGATTTCATAAACTATTTCAAAGCGCTCACTAAATTCTTGGATTTCAGGCTGTAATCATTTTCTGCTTATAGCTTTCTTATTGGTTATTAGCATCTATTCCCATCAAGTATTGACATGCTAGTTTCATGTTATTGAATACAAATGAAGTCATCCTTTTTACTGCTCATCCACAGCCGTTGATTTATATGATGTAACATTCAACGTGTTGCACCATCTGTCTGATATTGTCTGCTTTTCTCTGTATGTGATCTAGATCTATCACAAGGGCTTATTATCGTAATTCAGTGGGTGGCCTTTTGCTTTTCGACATCACCAACCGCCGCTCCTTCCAGAATGTCCACGAGTGGCTGGAGGAAGCGCGCAGTCATGTGCAGCCGCACAGCATTGTCTTCTTACTGGTGGGCCACAAGTGTGACCTGGAGCAGCAGCGGCAGGTGAGCCAGCAGGAGGCCGAGAAACTGGCAGCCGCTTACGGCATGCGCTACGTGGAGACCTCGGCGCGCGACGCAATAAACGTAGAGAGGGCCTTTACGGAGCTGACGCGCGATATCTACGACTTAGTCAAAAGTGGTGAGATCACCATCCAGGAGGGCTGGGAGGGCGTTAAGAGCGGTTTCGTGCCCAACGTGGTGCACTCATCCGAGGAGGTGACCAAGAGCGACCGCCGCTGCCTCTGTTGATCAAGTGACTTCTGTATCATGCTCCTTCACTGCAAAACCAGTGCCGTCGTTCTCCCTTAGCTTGACCACCCACAAATACTCATCCCCCTCGATCAATGTTTCCTGCTTTCGTAGTTAATTCGAATAAAGTTCCTATTCTCTTTAAAGCCAATTCAGATAATGACcttaatgtgaccctggaccacaaaagcagtcataagggaCGATTATTTTGGAAATTGAGATTTGTACAtcttaataaataagctttccattgatgtgtggtttgttaggatcggacaatatttggatgagaagcacctatttgaaaatctggaatctgagggtgcaaaaaaaagaaaaagttgtccaaatgaagttcttagcgatgcatattactgatgaaaaattacttttttatatatttatggtaggaaatttacaaaatatttcatggaacatgatctttacttatatTATCCTGATGATGttgggcataaaagaaaaatctgtcattttgacccataaaatgtattgtttgatattgctacaaatatacatgtGCAACTTATGATTGATTTTGTGgaccagggtcacaaatatcagCAAATGTGAATTTCTTGGAGCTTTGGCAAGTCTTCTCAATCAATCTGGGAGGATGGAACATGGAGAACTGAGTTGTGGGAActgtttaagaataaaaaaaaaaaatgcagaaacacTGATACCTTGAAGCAAAGACTGATCTGAAGTTTAAACCAAAAGTTCACCAAGAAATGATGGATCATTTGAGAGCATGTACAGGAGGACCACACCAATCCAAATGTCCCGTTGGAATCAATAGCCCCTAATGTGTTCACTTAGGATGCTTATTAATAATacttttctgtaatttatttttgaatggaatttttagcaaggatgcattcagctGATCAAAGTTGACAGTAAAAACTTCAATATTATTACAGAAGTTCAAATGTATGTGGTtctttcaactttctattcatcaaagaatcctgaaataaacaTATCATGGTTTCCTCAATGATATTAAGCAGCACACTGATAATTtaaccaaatcaacatattagaatgatttctgaagcaccATGAGGTACTGAAGAATGGTGTAATGACTATGCTattacaggaataaaaaaaaacattctgtacacaatattactgtatttttgatcaaataaaagcagttcATTCGatacattaaaaaatcttaccaaccccaatgTTTTGAATGTTGATTATTTCTATGCTGGGACTTCTGATTAAATAATTCAACAGTAGGGGAAGCACTTCTGTTTCTTATGGTCAAACCTCGTCGCCTGATGAGGAGATGATGACAAATTTCGCCTGCAGAGGTCATCCCAATAACAGGGAATATGAAAAGTCTGTTTTTCCTTCAGGATGCTCCCTCACGATTGTTAAATGATCCAATACATgtgcaaatgcattttaaatcaccaCATGAAATATCTCTGAGATGTCATAAACAGAAAAAGCTCAGTCATGGGGAGCAACATTTGAGTTTCCCGCCTTTTTTCTCATTCAACATGGTCATGATGTCACTAAAGACACATTTCCAGAGACTTTGCCAACATACCTATCTGTAAAGCACTGATTTTTCTTAATAAAGTTCACTTATAACTGTTGCCTGTCTAACTTGAGGTTAGTAGCTGCTGAGATGTGCATTTTTTGTCTTACAGACTAATACAATGTCATTTAGCTGACCGAAAATGACTATTAACTGTGTATTTATTGCTCTTGTGTGAGAGATGAGATGAATTATCAATAAAAAGTGACACAAAAGATTGTCTAAAAATGATTTTCTTCTCATATATTTTGCACAACAAACCACCTCTGTTGTTTGGcgcaacattttatttaaaaaaagaaaaacatgaacagaaatgtatataatacaggacatttttttttagttcatggcatgaatatttacagtttaaaaaacCCAAAGAGAACATATAAACACATGCAACGCTACAAGTGTATCTCAAAGGCATAGGACTTGGTACGTATTGAAATCTACCAGTCATCTTTGAGGTACATTTGAAACATCAGGCACTGATCTACAGGAGACGCACATCTCCAAACTGAATCAAAACTTTGTAATGCGTAGGGATCAGACAATAATGCTTCATCAGACACGCTTACACGCTAAACGGTACATTTCTGGAACATGTAAACAAACCATTTTCAGCTGAACAAATATAACAGAGAAAGCTATACAAAAATAAGCTAATAAAGTCATAATGATAATGTATTACAGacaaaatggatttaaaaataatagtGGTTTTAAACAACTTCGACGCTATACTGTCGCACGGTCAAGCCCCCGTTGCTCTCAGATTATCTTGATTTTCAGAATCcttaaatatgcaaaaaaaagttaCGATGAGAGCACAAGATAGGTTTGCTTGAGCGAGAGTAAACTAGTATTCCACTACATTATAAATTCTCTACAATAAACTACAAAACAGATAAAGGTACATGAGCCCCACAGCCAAGCTGCCAGGAACAAGTTTCAAcggaaagtaaaaaaacaaaaaacaaacaaaaaagctaaaTCTGGTCAAAAATAGTGACAGCTAAGTATCTACACCTTCAGAAATGAAAGAAAGCCTGTTTCTTTAGGTCTTCAGTCTTCAGGCAAGTTTAGGTTTTACCCTTGACCTGCGGGTTAGTTCTTACAGTAAGTCAGCACAGTAACCATAGTTTCTGCTCAAAGATTACAGTTAATACTCTTCAAAATGGAAGCTCAGTATGAGTTTTTCCTTCAAACAATAGCAGTAGCTTTCAGAATCTTACAAGTCAGCGGCGGTTACTATCAAATTACCAGTTTGTACAGATTACCATATATACACTAGCATTCAGAAGTAAATGCTTTTGATAGAAGATTCTTATGATCATCAgggatacatttatttgtttaaaaaaaataatattagaactctaaaaacttttttttttttaagattctttgattGCAGTTATTTGGAATTAAACTCTTTGTAAATATTATACACGTCTTTACAGTGActtttcaatttaaagcatccttccAGAATAagataaattctgaaaaaaaaaaataataataataatttttgaacagtagtgtaagcaGTTTTGGCAGAAACAATAGTTACTAAGGCAACCTTCCATAAATGTTGTGTAGAAGCACTGTTATACAGTATGCCAAAGTAAAATCATCAAGTTTAAGGAGTTGGAAGGGTAAACTATACAAGTccatataaaacagttttttccaaaaaaataatttagtattttgTAAAACGGAACAGATTCTGGCACAACCTTATACAATCCATTCAAAACTCTCTCGctcttttgcacacacacacacacacttacacaaacacttacacacacacacacacacacacactggccaatAACATTATCCCAACACACAGCAGACAGCAGTGCTAATAACACACCGTCATCATACTTAGGAAATGGAAACCATTTTTCTATCCATACACTCTTTGGACAACTCTCAAACTCATGGGATTTTAGCAAAGCTAAAAATGTCTAAAAGCTTTCGGTCAGTAACCCCCCAATTACCCTGTCTTCAATTATTCTGTTTAACAGTAACCAATGACCACAAATACTGTCCAACAGTATTGCCAGTTTCTAATTGTGAACACTAGGGGTCCCTTTTGTACTTCACAACCTTATTCTGGGAAACCAGGAGGTGAAAACAGACCATTTTGGACCCAAAGGTGCACAAACAATGCGCTTGGAGCGCGATCccgaaaataaaatactgtacacAGTCAGCTTATTGTCTGCCAGACAATATTTTCATTACAGTACTAGTGATTACAGCAAGACATTCAACCCAGCATTTACAGTACTGGAGGGCCAAGGCTGCACAACAACCTCTAACGGAAAACACTTCGGGTTCTTTTAGAGAAACCCGTTTGGGGCAGTTTCTACAATAAATGAGTCattgtttcaaaataaatctGCAACTTCAGTGAAAAGGCGTAGGGCAACATGCCCGTCGTTTTCTCCTCATCAAGGAGAAATGCAATCCACTTCACTCTCCTCACCGACAAGGTATATGGGGCTTTTGTTCTTAAGGGCCGGCTCATATTTTCGGAGGGAGCTGTTCATGGCTTCAGTGCTGTTCCGGATGCCGTAGCCGAAGTAGATTGCGAAACCTGGGAACGGACATGAGAAAAGAAGTGGGTGGTTTGTTATGAAGGAAACAAACAGGACGCTATCGCAGGCTGCAGCTAAATGAACAGATGTCCTCACCGAGACACATCCACACGGTGAAGCGGCACCAGGTGGCCATGTCCAGCTGCATCATGAGATAGATGTTGACGAAGATACTGAACAGAGGCAGCCAGGGCAACAGAGGCACCTGCACACAGGAAGATTTAGATTTGTGGTTAGAACAATGTAAGACTTTTCAAATATGAGCACATTTAAAGCACCAGGCATCGCAGACTAAATCAGCATCATAGACTAAACAACTTTAAGGCCATTCTGAACACAAACTTGTGTAGAAATGCACCTTGTTGTATGGGAACATGACACATGAAAActgtttgcattttcttttttcccctcaaattcgattaaatatttttaaatccatttttatccattttcatattgaacaaaaattacatttattctatTTCATAAAACCCGTGCTAAAATCAACTCAAATTATTAAACCTGTGAAATCCTCAGAATGGATGAAATCAAATTTTGGGGCTGTCTTTTTATCTCCCCAAATTCCATGATTCCaagatttttttctcaaattctattctatttttttattttttatttttattttaatggttaaaataatttttggtaataaaaaaagaattaatttaacttttattatcTAACAATTTAAGATTGTTTAAGTCCCTATAAAATCTTTAATTTTTCccataagtttttgttttttttccggtttttattttttaattccatccccattttattgatttaatttggtttaattaattttaaaatgtctattCAGTTCAATTTGCAGAACTTTTGACAATttagtaatttataaaaaaattatttttccagAAATGATCAATTTCTTGATGATTTATGATTTTATACAAATGCGTTATCTATcgtaatcaaattaatgcataattcattatcaatttaatgaatattttaaaatgtaatcaaatgaaaatgtaactttttttgcgTGTGATAATAGACATTGTAAATTCAGCTTTTAATGACTGTATTCCATCTGCGTTTTCTGAATCAGAAATCAAAGGGCCCTTTATTTGGTGttacacagaaaaaataaattcatacaggtttgagacGACATGAGGccgagtaaatgaagacagaaccctcatttttaggtgaactgtccctttaagtctgTCAGTATTTGTGTTCTAATAGTGCATTTCCTTTTACATCACTTCAGTGCTTACGGTGAAGCCCGAGGCAAAGATTTATAGCATAATAAAA
This genomic stretch from Carassius gibelio isolate Cgi1373 ecotype wild population from Czech Republic chromosome B21, carGib1.2-hapl.c, whole genome shotgun sequence harbors:
- the LOC127986246 gene encoding ras-related protein Rab-39B, which translates into the protein MEAIWLYQFRLIVIGDSTVGKSCLIRRFTEGRFAQVSDPTVGVDFFSRLVEIEPGKRIKLQIWDTAGQERFRSITRAYYRNSVGGLLLFDITNRRSFQNVHEWLEEARSHVQPHSIVFLLVGHKCDLEQQRQVSQQEAEKLAAAYGMRYVETSARDAINVERAFTELTRDIYDLVKSGEITIQEGWEGVKSGFVPNVVHSSEEVTKSDRRCLC